A genome region from Chengkuizengella sp. SCS-71B includes the following:
- a CDS encoding YopX family protein — MRELKFRGKRLDNKGFFYGSYLYLNTRDYDWTGKEVGNKKEVHFIKDEEGYNLPVNPKTVGQYTGLKDCNDVEIYEGDILEYRFHNPLTKEKESIKYEVIYEYGEFRVIVDDGRNKSRKPLYMETNSIVIGNIYQNPELLEGVKQ; from the coding sequence TTGAGAGAGTTAAAGTTTAGAGGAAAAAGGCTTGATAACAAGGGATTCTTTTACGGTAGTTACCTGTATCTAAACACAAGAGATTATGATTGGACAGGAAAAGAAGTAGGGAATAAGAAAGAGGTTCATTTCATCAAAGATGAAGAGGGTTATAATTTGCCTGTTAATCCTAAGACAGTAGGACAATACACAGGACTAAAGGATTGTAACGATGTTGAGATTTATGAGGGGGATATATTGGAATATAGGTTTCATAACCCACTAACAAAAGAAAAAGAAAGTATAAAATATGAAGTTATTTACGAGTATGGGGAATTTAGAGTGATCGTTGATGATGGTAGGAATAAATCAAGAAAACCGTTATATATGGAAACTAACTCTATTGTCATAGGAAACATATATCAAAATCCTGAGTTGTTGGAAGGAGTGAAACAATGA
- a CDS encoding DUF3310 domain-containing protein, protein MIKEKSNDPINNPEHYIAGGIETIDFMKAKLTDEQFKGFCLGNVIKYCSRHEKKGGQEDLLKARWYLNKIIEVGEKNEMSVP, encoded by the coding sequence GTGATAAAGGAAAAATCGAATGATCCTATTAATAATCCAGAACATTATATCGCAGGAGGAATTGAGACTATAGATTTTATGAAAGCAAAATTGACAGATGAACAATTCAAAGGGTTTTGTTTAGGAAACGTCATAAAATATTGCTCTAGGCATGAGAAAAAGGGAGGACAAGAAGATTTGTTGAAAGCTCGGTGGTATTTGAACAAAATCATTGAAGTAGGTGAAAAAAATGAAATGTCAGTACCATAA
- a CDS encoding nucleoside triphosphate pyrophosphohydrolase family protein, whose protein sequence is MDLNEYQYKAMRTAAGLDSDQLLLNAALGLCGESGEVADQLKKHIFQGHELQKDKIIKEFGDVLWYVAAGAEALGISMEDIAKGNISKLEKRYPNGFDSKRSINRGDES, encoded by the coding sequence ATGGATTTAAACGAATATCAGTACAAAGCAATGAGAACTGCAGCAGGGTTAGACTCAGATCAATTACTTTTAAATGCAGCATTAGGACTATGCGGTGAAAGTGGAGAAGTTGCGGACCAGCTAAAGAAACATATTTTTCAAGGTCACGAACTACAGAAAGACAAGATCATAAAGGAATTTGGGGATGTTCTTTGGTATGTTGCAGCAGGAGCAGAAGCGTTAGGAATATCAATGGAGGACATAGCAAAAGGGAATATATCAAAGCTTGAAAAGAGATATCCGAATGGGTTTGATAGTAAGAGAAGCATTAACAGGGGGGATGAATCGTGA
- a CDS encoding ATP-binding protein produces the protein MNCRDEEGFIIRNAEGIEVWKDCECLVERQAERLIKSSKITPEFARKSFDNFKLENRPQIVRDAHYAAKHYFNNFAEIRNDRKNSMALLGVPGVGKTHLLMAISNALIKKGTSCSYFPWVETFNDLKDDFDLLEQKVNYMQKVDVLYIDDLFKGRKTPTEFQLEQLFAIINYRYLNNKPILISSEKDIEEICEIDMGLGSRIYEMCKDYTVLLTGDLSLNYRLAE, from the coding sequence ATGAATTGCAGGGATGAAGAAGGGTTTATAATTCGTAATGCAGAGGGAATCGAGGTATGGAAAGATTGTGAATGTCTGGTGGAAAGGCAGGCTGAACGGTTGATAAAGTCTAGTAAAATTACTCCTGAATTTGCTAGAAAGTCCTTTGATAACTTTAAGTTGGAAAACAGACCACAGATTGTACGTGATGCACATTATGCAGCTAAACATTACTTTAATAACTTTGCTGAGATACGAAATGACCGTAAAAATAGCATGGCTCTGTTGGGAGTACCAGGAGTCGGAAAAACGCACTTACTTATGGCAATTTCTAACGCTCTTATTAAGAAAGGGACAAGCTGTTCTTACTTCCCATGGGTGGAAACATTCAATGATTTAAAAGATGATTTTGATCTACTTGAACAAAAGGTTAATTACATGCAAAAGGTTGATGTCTTGTACATCGATGATCTATTTAAAGGACGTAAAACTCCGACAGAATTCCAATTAGAACAATTATTTGCAATTATAAATTATCGATATCTTAATAATAAACCAATATTGATTTCATCTGAAAAAGACATAGAGGAGATTTGTGAAATTGATATGGGACTCGGATCAAGGATATATGAAATGTGTAAGGATTACACAGTGTTGTTAACAGGAGATTTAAGTTTAAATTACCGATTGGCAGAGTGA
- a CDS encoding DUF6906 family protein produces the protein MKHGKRPNRRQKILIKEYRLNPDNWFIERDTVQEMRLVNRITNTLRTIQKGA, from the coding sequence ATGAAACATGGTAAACGTCCTAATAGACGTCAAAAGATATTGATAAAAGAATACAGATTAAATCCAGATAATTGGTTCATAGAGCGTGATACGGTACAAGAAATGAGATTGGTAAACAGGATTACTAATACCCTTAGAACGATTCAAAAAGGCGCATAG
- a CDS encoding helix-turn-helix transcriptional regulator encodes MKNKRLTTARKEKGFTQEVLAILLGYKGKQSVANWENGYSSPPLSVAIRIGEILEKDVGFLFTKNVQKNHTIETKKQSA; translated from the coding sequence ATGAAAAATAAGCGGTTGACTACAGCAAGAAAAGAAAAAGGCTTTACACAAGAAGTACTAGCTATTTTGTTAGGTTATAAAGGAAAACAGTCTGTAGCAAATTGGGAAAATGGTTACTCAAGTCCTCCATTATCTGTAGCAATTCGTATAGGAGAAATATTAGAAAAAGATGTAGGTTTTTTATTTACAAAAAATGTACAAAAAAATCATACTATTGAAACGAAAAAACAATCTGCGTAG
- a CDS encoding helix-turn-helix transcriptional regulator translates to MLSDRLKQARKELKLTQEELAKKVNTTKGTISNYENGYSTPSNEMLTLLADILNVTTDFLLGRNSQAVNEGKSNINAQTHIKDKVKESLLSEFDKLSEEDQKYIVELIKKIKK, encoded by the coding sequence ATGTTATCTGATCGTTTAAAACAAGCTAGGAAGGAACTTAAACTAACTCAAGAAGAATTAGCCAAAAAAGTTAACACTACAAAAGGTACAATCAGTAATTATGAAAATGGATATAGTACACCTTCAAACGAAATGTTAACATTACTTGCGGATATACTAAATGTAACTACTGACTTCCTTTTAGGTCGTAATTCACAGGCTGTAAACGAGGGGAAAAGTAATATAAATGCACAAACACACATTAAAGATAAGGTTAAAGAGAGTTTACTTAGTGAATTTGATAAATTGTCAGAAGAAGATCAAAAGTACATTGTAGAATTAATTAAAAAGATAAAAAAGTAA
- a CDS encoding helix-turn-helix transcriptional regulator, with translation METVEKRLSLGELIREKREKLGMTLIQLAEAADVDKGNLSRVEAGQVKRPNFENILKICSVLDIPNEKMIEKYIESIDNVIVLFSILDTLINEKKNISIIVKVATKALESPNQNTLESVEMLFNKIEGINCTSIRLALYNAITGFSKSHGMMPYIAKSLLGIYLIERDDFTKLRSTYGSGKANLFFNDFLTSEERGEFYYKLQVHAFYTNQFEESVEMGLKALNETISDTRTLANTIYVLSNGYFFLSNYEESKAYLDRYKKFLLPEVKDNVKLNEAELYAATGEHKLAISILEDTLPQCGDFALIHAVNQLIDLFFKTNNLPAIENLFKLEEKLLSIPCVTPFKKAEIGRYFKLKGKYFIQTDRIEEGINYCLEAAKRYSMIDLIENEKECLWIITNIHDTNKETETFKTMKKLKNYLEKEG, from the coding sequence ATGGAAACTGTTGAAAAACGACTATCTTTGGGGGAACTGATTCGAGAAAAACGTGAAAAATTAGGTATGACATTAATACAATTAGCGGAAGCGGCTGATGTAGACAAAGGAAATCTATCAAGGGTTGAAGCAGGTCAAGTTAAACGGCCAAATTTTGAAAACATATTAAAAATATGTTCCGTGCTAGATATCCCTAATGAAAAAATGATAGAAAAATACATAGAAAGTATAGATAATGTAATTGTTTTATTTTCTATTTTGGACACCTTAATTAATGAGAAAAAAAATATATCTATCATCGTTAAAGTTGCGACAAAAGCACTTGAATCTCCTAATCAGAACACACTAGAATCTGTTGAGATGCTTTTTAACAAGATAGAAGGTATAAACTGTACTTCTATCAGACTAGCCCTATATAATGCGATTACGGGCTTTTCAAAATCACATGGAATGATGCCTTATATTGCCAAAAGTTTATTGGGAATTTATCTCATTGAACGAGACGATTTTACCAAACTTCGTTCCACGTATGGATCCGGTAAAGCTAATTTATTTTTCAATGACTTCCTTACAAGTGAAGAACGAGGCGAATTTTACTATAAGTTACAAGTTCATGCTTTCTACACAAATCAGTTTGAGGAGAGTGTGGAGATGGGCTTAAAAGCATTGAATGAAACAATTTCTGATACTAGAACGCTTGCAAACACCATTTATGTCTTATCTAATGGCTACTTTTTTTTAAGTAATTATGAAGAATCAAAAGCTTATTTAGATCGATATAAGAAATTCTTACTCCCAGAAGTGAAAGACAATGTAAAGTTAAACGAAGCAGAACTATATGCTGCAACTGGTGAACATAAACTTGCCATTTCCATCCTAGAGGATACCCTGCCACAATGTGGAGATTTTGCTTTGATCCATGCAGTGAACCAATTAATAGATTTATTTTTTAAAACAAATAATCTACCAGCAATTGAAAATCTTTTCAAGTTAGAAGAGAAATTATTGTCTATTCCATGCGTTACTCCATTTAAAAAGGCAGAAATCGGTCGTTATTTTAAACTCAAAGGAAAATATTTCATCCAAACTGATAGAATAGAAGAAGGCATAAATTATTGCTTAGAAGCAGCAAAACGTTACTCTATGATTGACTTAATCGAAAACGAAAAAGAATGTTTATGGATAATTACGAATATCCATGATACAAATAAAGAAACGGAAACTTTTAAGACTATGAAGAAGTTGAAAAACTATTTAGAGAAAGAGGGTTAA
- a CDS encoding type I restriction endonuclease translates to MKKGEKVDYAIIQNGEPVILIEAKSIQEPLDKHDSQLFRYFGTTKAKFAILTNGIQYKFYTDLEKQNMMDTIPFLELNLLDIRENQITQLYKFSKDNFDIENILTTASELKYTNEIINFLKVQWDNPSEDFITFILANVYTGKKTKQVIEKFSVLVKKSLNQFVNDMLNDKLQAAISNTNSEIEKEQEVASTKEQDTVEEAQVVTTEEEIEGYATVKIIVSDQVDPDRIFYRDNLSYCNVLLDDNIRKWICRLGFNGSNKYIQFNDEDKTNVYIENLSDILNHKERLKNVVKKFI, encoded by the coding sequence ATAAAAAAAGGGGAGAAAGTTGATTATGCTATCATACAAAATGGTGAACCTGTCATTTTAATTGAAGCTAAATCAATTCAAGAGCCACTCGATAAACATGATTCACAGCTATTCAGATATTTCGGAACTACAAAAGCAAAATTCGCTATACTAACTAATGGTATTCAATATAAGTTTTACACAGACCTTGAAAAACAGAATATGATGGATACTATACCTTTCTTGGAATTGAACTTACTTGATATTAGAGAAAATCAAATCACACAACTATATAAGTTCAGTAAAGACAACTTCGATATTGAAAATATATTAACAACTGCCTCGGAATTAAAATATACTAATGAAATCATTAATTTTCTAAAAGTTCAATGGGATAATCCTTCAGAAGATTTTATTACTTTTATTCTAGCTAATGTATACACAGGAAAAAAAACCAAACAAGTAATTGAAAAATTTAGTGTTTTAGTTAAAAAATCTTTAAACCAATTTGTCAATGATATGCTTAATGATAAACTCCAAGCTGCCATTTCAAACACAAATTCAGAAATTGAAAAAGAACAAGAAGTAGCGAGTACTAAAGAACAAGACACTGTAGAAGAAGCTCAAGTTGTTACAACAGAAGAAGAGATTGAAGGATATGCTACAGTTAAAATAATAGTTAGCGATCAAGTAGATCCAGATAGAATCTTTTACAGAGATAACTTAAGTTACTGTAATGTATTATTAGATGATAATATTAGAAAATGGATATGTAGATTAGGCTTCAATGGTTCAAATAAATATATACAGTTTAATGACGAGGACAAAACAAATGTATATATTGAGAACTTATCTGATATTTTGAACCATAAAGAACGCTTAAAAAATGTAGTTAAAAAATTTATATAG
- a CDS encoding recombinase family protein: MDRVCIYLRKSRADLDAEARGEGETLAKHKKALLQHAKLNKLNIVQIREEIVSGESLLHRPEMQELLREVESKKYNAVLVMDVDRLGRGNMQEQGLILETFRSSNTKIITPRKVYDLNDEFDEEYSEFEAFMARKELKIITRRLQGGRVRSVEEGNYIGTRPPYGYQIEKKDNERYLIPHPEQAPVVKMIFEMYTKDNLGSNKIANELNLKGYKTYTNVQWRGYAVLNVLKNAVYAGRIQWKKKEQKKSNEVGKRRDTRTRPVEEWIDVEGKHEPLISMETYQRAQEILKTKYHVPYQLENGITNPLAGLIKCDMCGSSMILRPYTNQLPHLMCYNRFCKNKSSRFAYVETGLLNALEEWLESLKIELGNNPDNSHSNDKIKFIETSLQNMQRELIEIEKQKEKLHDLLERGIYDEETFINRSRNLSERYETIQSSIVNSEQDLKNELKRNKNQLEIIPSVEQALWSYKDTEDPKKKNATIKSILDYAIYRKEKTQRNDDFDLKIKPRINPHR, encoded by the coding sequence ATGGATCGAGTTTGTATATATCTTAGAAAATCACGTGCTGATCTTGATGCTGAAGCTCGTGGAGAAGGTGAAACGCTAGCTAAACATAAAAAAGCACTTCTACAACACGCTAAGTTAAATAAATTAAATATAGTCCAAATTCGTGAAGAAATCGTTTCTGGTGAGTCTCTTCTACACAGACCTGAAATGCAGGAGTTACTTAGAGAAGTGGAATCTAAAAAGTATAATGCTGTCCTTGTAATGGATGTAGATCGACTTGGTCGTGGTAATATGCAAGAACAAGGATTGATTTTAGAAACTTTTAGATCATCAAATACAAAAATTATTACACCTAGAAAAGTATATGATTTGAACGATGAATTTGATGAAGAGTACAGCGAATTTGAAGCATTCATGGCTCGAAAGGAATTAAAAATAATCACTAGACGTTTACAAGGTGGACGTGTTCGTTCAGTAGAAGAAGGAAATTATATAGGGACTCGCCCCCCATATGGATATCAAATTGAAAAGAAAGATAACGAGAGATATCTAATACCTCATCCCGAACAAGCACCAGTAGTTAAAATGATTTTTGAAATGTATACAAAAGATAACTTAGGATCTAACAAAATCGCAAATGAACTAAATCTAAAAGGATATAAAACATATACTAATGTTCAATGGAGAGGCTATGCAGTTCTAAATGTTTTAAAAAATGCAGTTTATGCAGGTCGAATTCAATGGAAAAAGAAAGAACAAAAGAAATCAAATGAAGTTGGAAAGAGAAGAGACACCAGAACTAGACCAGTTGAAGAGTGGATAGATGTTGAAGGAAAACATGAACCTCTGATATCCATGGAAACATATCAAAGAGCACAAGAAATACTGAAAACAAAGTATCACGTACCATATCAATTAGAGAATGGTATCACTAATCCACTTGCTGGATTAATCAAATGTGATATGTGTGGATCTTCCATGATCCTACGACCATACACAAATCAACTCCCACATTTAATGTGCTATAATCGCTTTTGTAAAAATAAAAGTAGCCGTTTTGCTTATGTTGAAACTGGATTACTTAATGCATTAGAAGAATGGCTAGAATCTTTAAAAATTGAATTGGGTAACAATCCAGACAATTCACATTCTAATGACAAAATCAAGTTTATAGAAACATCTTTACAAAACATGCAACGAGAATTAATTGAAATTGAAAAGCAAAAAGAAAAATTACATGACCTTTTAGAAAGAGGAATATATGATGAAGAAACTTTTATTAACCGTTCAAGAAATCTTTCTGAACGTTATGAAACAATTCAATCTTCAATAGTTAATTCTGAGCAGGATTTAAAAAATGAGTTGAAACGGAATAAAAATCAGTTAGAGATTATTCCTTCAGTAGAACAAGCGTTATGGTCTTACAAAGACACTGAAGACCCCAAAAAAAAGAACGCAACCATAAAATCAATATTAGATTACGCAATTTATCGAAAAGAAAAAACACAGAGAAATGATGACTTTGATTTGAAGATAAAACCTAGAATTAACCCTCACAGATAA